From one Triticum aestivum cultivar Chinese Spring chromosome 4B, IWGSC CS RefSeq v2.1, whole genome shotgun sequence genomic stretch:
- the LOC123089471 gene encoding uncharacterized protein — MPSRVSTRPSSPKLGERDDVNGLETWDDPIPRRSQWTVQDLCDAFVAGSKHHLSLIPQPPPREERARRRQERERSFLLNVALRKYATQNNIQHSELELVEVKARNYVFECPRAYLHYNILVRCPDGTHTVFFAEVDPERAGEEDVHLCIPLQDADANNNGPCFSCKHRARGLMHPTGAAYLGGHMETNFLDFELPDSSDDEYI; from the exons ATGCCGTCGAGGGTCTCGACGCGACCATCCTCGCCGAAACTCGGCGAGCGCGACGACGTCAACGGGCTGGAGACCTGGGACGATCCTATTCCCAGGCGGTCGCAGTGGACCGTCCAGGACCTCTGCGACGCGTTCGTCGCCGGCTCCAAGCACCACCTCAGCCTGATCCCCCAGCCGCCGCCCCGCGAGGAGCGCGCCCGGCGGAGGCAGGAGCGCGAGCGCAGCTTCCTGCTCAACGTCGCGCTCCGCAAGTACGCCACGCAAAACAACATACAG CATAGCGAGTTAGAGCTCGTGGAAGTGAAGGCTAGGAACTATGTCTTTGAATGCCCAAGAGCCTACTTGCACTACAATATCCTGGTGAGATGCCCAGATGGCACGCACACCGTGTTCTTCGCCGAGGTGGATCCTGAACGCGCCGGAGAGGAGGATGTTCATCTCTGCATCCCTCTGCAAGACGCCGACGCCAACAACAACGGCCCCTGTTTCAGTTGCAAACACCGCGCCAGGGGCCTTATGCATCCCACCGGCGCTGCCTACTTGGGCGGCCACATGGAAACCAACTTCCTTGACTTTGAGCTTCCAGATAGCAGTGATGATGAATATATCTAA